From the genome of Candidatus Eremiobacteraceae bacterium, one region includes:
- a CDS encoding peptidoglycan DD-metalloendopeptidase family protein yields the protein MLAVTVMAAAPTPVPITEKIKQNQAAIHATQAQLHTKRVQLHGARFKVITIAQELADTNNGISMVNATIDQLDRQIRQIKLRLDIRRTQLAATRASLNRHRTALDQRLVDVYEYGPVSYLDVLLEATSFADFVERWDFVRAILKSDSQLIAGINTEQARYEGLVQGLEQANAQLAAAEQTQANKEAQLAGLAAERQQLLGAARAQRNVIAQQVVELEGLSAAEEARLQALIVEKQREDYLATLAARRAAAAARRAAAIAAGLPPPPESPIGGPVTFIWPVRGPITSPFGYRTDPYTGRYALHSGVDIGVDYGTPIRAAADGRIIYAGWYGGYGNLITIDNGDGYSTLYAHCSAMYVSVDQNVQRGQVIGAVGATGYATGPHLHFEIRKNGVPFDPLTKL from the coding sequence ATGCTGGCAGTAACCGTGATGGCCGCCGCACCGACGCCGGTGCCCATCACCGAGAAGATCAAGCAGAACCAAGCCGCGATCCATGCGACGCAAGCGCAGCTGCACACAAAGCGGGTCCAGCTGCACGGCGCGCGCTTCAAGGTCATCACCATCGCGCAAGAGCTGGCCGACACGAACAACGGCATCAGCATGGTCAACGCCACGATCGACCAGCTCGACCGCCAGATCAGACAGATCAAACTGCGCTTGGATATCCGCCGCACGCAGCTCGCTGCCACGCGCGCGAGTCTCAACCGTCATCGCACGGCGCTCGACCAACGATTGGTCGACGTCTACGAATACGGCCCCGTGTCATACCTCGATGTGCTGCTCGAGGCGACATCATTCGCCGACTTCGTGGAGCGCTGGGATTTCGTACGCGCGATACTCAAGTCCGATTCGCAGCTCATCGCCGGCATCAACACGGAGCAAGCGCGCTACGAAGGACTCGTCCAAGGCCTCGAACAGGCCAACGCGCAGCTCGCCGCAGCCGAACAAACGCAAGCGAACAAGGAAGCGCAACTCGCCGGCTTGGCCGCGGAACGGCAACAATTGCTCGGAGCAGCGCGAGCGCAGCGCAACGTGATCGCTCAACAGGTCGTCGAACTCGAAGGGTTGAGCGCGGCAGAAGAAGCGCGACTCCAGGCGCTCATCGTCGAGAAGCAACGCGAGGATTATCTGGCCACGCTGGCGGCGCGGCGCGCGGCAGCTGCCGCGCGCCGCGCCGCTGCGATCGCCGCCGGCCTCCCGCCGCCGCCGGAATCGCCGATCGGCGGTCCAGTGACGTTCATCTGGCCCGTGCGTGGTCCGATCACATCGCCGTTCGGCTATCGCACCGATCCGTACACCGGCCGGTACGCCCTGCACTCCGGCGTCGATATCGGCGTGGACTACGGAACGCCGATCCGTGCCGCCGCCGACGGACGCATCATATATGCAGGTTGGTACGGGGGCTACGGCAATCTCATCACTATTGATAACGGCGACGGATATTCCACGCTCTACGCGCACTGCTCAGCCATGTACGTCTCGGTGGATCAGAACGTGCAGCGCGGTCAAGTGATCGGGGCCGTGGGCGCCACGGGCTATGCGACCGGCCCGCATCTTCATTTTGAGATACGTAAGAACGGCGTGCCTTTTGACCCTCTCACCAAGCTCTAA
- a CDS encoding S41 family peptidase translates to MWSRRGARAAFVLGLVLALQPFAASQPAVATESVDRDMLTYSFARATTEFYRQTADQVLLDGAVAGMRQAIKEHGGNASNLPSVHSGASAEADSASLGRELDLATKEFARSVGERELAYAAIQGMMMSLHDKWTVFLDPKEYKNFNTVLDGSDYAGVGIVIGIDPATKKIMVQQTIDGGAASKAGVQAGDVMLTIGGHDSTGLSILQASKLLRGPIGSSVTLVMQRPGTASPISFTLHRSAVRTPSVLARMLPGNIGYLQVLVFGSSTGLETDEALARLDKAGAVAYILDLRNNGGGYLNAAIDVSSKFIPDGPIVSIDSRSKPLTTFDADDTAITPRPLAVLVNGNTASASEITSGAIQDSKAGVIVGSRTYGKGVVQTVYPLPDGSAIKITTARYLTPDGRDLNAVGIDPDIVVPDVDPASVGQLNTDGQLRRAVSIIQSRLGAPPAPPTN, encoded by the coding sequence ATGTGGTCTCGCAGGGGCGCACGCGCCGCTTTCGTCCTCGGTCTTGTGCTCGCGCTGCAGCCTTTCGCTGCTTCGCAGCCGGCGGTCGCCACCGAAAGCGTCGACCGCGATATGCTCACGTATTCGTTTGCGCGCGCGACGACAGAGTTCTATCGGCAGACCGCCGACCAGGTGCTTCTCGACGGCGCGGTCGCCGGCATGCGGCAAGCGATCAAAGAGCACGGCGGCAACGCTTCGAATCTGCCGTCCGTGCATAGCGGCGCGAGCGCCGAAGCGGACAGCGCTTCGCTGGGCCGCGAACTCGATCTCGCCACGAAAGAGTTCGCCCGTTCGGTCGGCGAGCGCGAGCTCGCATATGCCGCGATCCAAGGCATGATGATGTCGCTGCACGACAAATGGACCGTGTTCTTGGATCCCAAGGAATACAAGAATTTCAACACCGTCCTCGACGGCTCCGACTACGCCGGCGTGGGCATCGTCATCGGCATCGATCCCGCGACGAAGAAGATCATGGTGCAGCAGACGATCGACGGCGGCGCGGCCTCGAAGGCCGGCGTCCAGGCCGGCGACGTGATGCTGACGATCGGCGGTCACGACTCCACCGGTTTGAGCATTCTCCAAGCCAGCAAATTGCTGCGCGGCCCGATCGGCAGTTCCGTCACCCTCGTCATGCAGCGGCCCGGCACAGCGTCGCCGATATCGTTCACACTGCATCGCAGCGCGGTGCGTACGCCAAGCGTGCTCGCGCGCATGCTGCCCGGGAATATCGGCTATCTCCAGGTGCTCGTCTTCGGATCGAGCACCGGCTTGGAGACCGACGAGGCGCTAGCGCGGCTCGACAAAGCCGGAGCGGTCGCGTATATCTTGGATCTGCGCAACAACGGCGGCGGTTACCTCAACGCAGCGATCGACGTCTCGTCGAAGTTCATTCCCGACGGCCCGATCGTCTCGATCGATAGCCGCTCAAAGCCGCTCACGACATTCGACGCAGACGACACGGCCATCACGCCGCGGCCGCTTGCGGTGCTCGTCAACGGCAACACGGCGAGCGCGTCGGAGATAACGTCGGGCGCGATTCAGGATAGCAAGGCCGGCGTTATCGTCGGCAGCCGCACCTATGGAAAAGGCGTCGTGCAGACGGTTTATCCCCTGCCCGACGGCAGCGCGATCAAGATCACGACCGCGCGATATCTCACCCCGGACGGCCGCGATCTGAACGCCGTCGGCATCGATCCGGACATCGTCGTGCCGGATGTCGATCCGGCGAGCGTCGGGCAGCTCAATACCGACGGCCAGCTGCGCCGCGCGGTGAGCATCATCCAGTCGCGTCTCGGCGCTCCCCCGGCACCTCCGACGAACTGA
- a CDS encoding S41 family peptidase codes for MPLKFRIAALAAILFAAAAGIGFTVAAAERNGGGLFQSGRPALALSDGGNQYSNASVTDATGGDTRSGGVDMLDRAFEKLHAEYYKPVEDADLLKGERDSLAALLKTKKVAAVLPQASVSEPNDVSKDEDLANQIFTAAYDKYPVMNGGDDVVYAAISGMLGSLGDPYTVYMSQKDTQHFNETIQGGDFGGIGVYIEQDAKSKQTLVIGPIQDTPAAKAGLLPGDIIVSVDGHQTKNVPIDSVMGYIRGVEGSTVHLVISRVVGNSKAQKTFAVMREQIHVPSVSYRMVDGNIGYVQLFIFGETSADEISHALDVLDKRGAKAYILDLRNNGGGLLYAAVQIASKFIPDGPIVSTIDRDGHVESESAQQDAMAPHPLAVLVNQYSASASEITAGALQDTKVGTLIGVRTYGKGVVQTLYPFSDSSEFKITTARYVTPLGRDINKKGIEPNIVVPMSPQLVGYPGKDVQFDAAVQFIKKQIALVGSVGTK; via the coding sequence GTGCCGCTTAAATTCCGCATCGCCGCTCTCGCCGCCATCCTTTTCGCCGCAGCCGCCGGCATCGGGTTCACCGTCGCCGCCGCCGAGCGCAACGGTGGAGGCCTCTTCCAGAGCGGGCGACCCGCCTTAGCCCTCTCCGATGGCGGAAATCAGTATTCAAACGCGTCAGTCACGGACGCGACCGGCGGCGATACCAGATCGGGCGGCGTCGACATGCTCGACCGAGCCTTTGAGAAGCTGCACGCCGAGTATTACAAGCCCGTTGAAGACGCTGATCTCCTGAAAGGCGAGCGCGACTCCCTCGCCGCGCTGCTGAAGACCAAAAAAGTCGCGGCGGTGCTGCCGCAAGCATCGGTCTCGGAACCGAACGACGTCTCGAAGGATGAGGATCTTGCAAACCAGATCTTCACCGCCGCGTACGACAAGTATCCGGTGATGAACGGCGGCGACGATGTCGTGTACGCGGCCATCTCCGGCATGCTCGGCTCGCTCGGCGATCCGTATACGGTCTACATGTCGCAGAAAGATACGCAACATTTCAACGAGACGATCCAGGGCGGCGATTTCGGCGGCATAGGCGTCTACATCGAGCAAGACGCCAAATCGAAACAGACGCTCGTGATCGGTCCCATCCAAGACACGCCGGCGGCAAAAGCCGGTCTGCTGCCCGGCGACATCATCGTCTCGGTGGACGGCCATCAGACGAAGAACGTGCCGATCGACTCCGTTATGGGGTACATCCGCGGCGTCGAAGGCTCGACGGTTCACCTCGTCATCTCCCGCGTCGTCGGCAATTCGAAAGCGCAGAAGACGTTTGCGGTGATGCGCGAGCAGATCCACGTGCCATCCGTTTCGTATCGGATGGTGGACGGCAATATCGGCTACGTCCAGCTCTTCATCTTCGGTGAGACGTCGGCCGATGAGATCTCGCACGCGCTCGACGTGCTCGACAAGCGCGGCGCAAAAGCATACATCCTCGACTTGCGCAACAACGGCGGCGGGCTTCTGTACGCTGCCGTGCAGATCGCGTCGAAGTTCATACCCGACGGGCCTATCGTCTCCACGATCGACCGCGACGGTCATGTGGAATCCGAGAGCGCTCAACAAGACGCGATGGCGCCACACCCGCTTGCGGTCCTCGTGAATCAGTACTCGGCGAGCGCATCAGAGATCACTGCGGGAGCACTTCAGGATACGAAGGTCGGCACGCTCATCGGCGTGCGCACCTACGGCAAAGGTGTCGTGCAGACGCTGTATCCGTTCTCCGACTCGAGCGAGTTCAAGATCACGACCGCGCGGTATGTCACCCCGCTTGGCCGAGACATCAATAAGAAGGGCATCGAACCGAACATCGTCGTGCCCATGAGCCCGCAGCTCGTCGGCTATCCGGGCAAGGATGTGCAGTTCGACGCCGCCGTGCAATTCATCAAGAAGCAGATCGCGTTGGTCGGCAGCGTCGGGACCAAGTGA